From the genome of Vulpes lagopus strain Blue_001 chromosome 2, ASM1834538v1, whole genome shotgun sequence, one region includes:
- the ZBTB32 gene encoding zinc finger and BTB domain-containing protein 32: MAFLSDLLRLVPRQGTMPLFPTRLPSPYCSDRLVRLAARLRPALCDTLITVGSQEFPAHSLVLAGVSQQLGRRGRWALVKGISPSTFAQLLYFVYGESVELQPGELGPLEEAARTLGVQSLEEACRRARQDRARELGTGLKKHQEEPEKPVRGSERGLEGHGNQRPEKFVGAGWREQEALHEQRPQRERPERAEAMQEGSREQMRSKEKFKQSPVGHGGTDGKQEVIMWVTESPGGSEESLREFPGPFPPPGCLQSSVIPRPWWAEAPWLGEGQPALWSILLLPPRYGTPFSHSTAITGAWQEVWPQDQSIPLSLNLEKGLWNQNQLGSSSPAPGSLPQCPTKLSPGEMEESDQRHTGPLATCVGHVSTAGPSRQQPPPPPPARSRPHSCSVCGKRFSLKHQMETHYRVHTGEKPFSCSLCPQRSRDFSAMTKHLRTHGAAPYRCPLCRAGCPSLASMQAHMRGHSPSQLPPGWTIRSTFLYSSSRPSRASTSPYRSPCSTT; this comes from the exons ATGGCCTTTCTTTCAGATCTTCTGAGATTGGTACCCAGGCAAGGCACAATGCCCCTGTTCCCGACAAGACTGCCTAGCCCCTATTGCTCTGATCGACTGGTACGGCTAGCAGCCAGGCTCCGGCCAGCACTATGTGATACCTTGATCACGGTGGGGAGCCAAGAATTCCCTGCCCACAGCCTGGTGCTGGCAGGCGTGAGCCAGCAGCTGGGCCGCAGGGGCCGCTGGGCTCTGGTCAAAGGCATCAGCCCTTCTACCTTTGCCCAGCTTCTGTACTTTGTTTATGGGGAGAGTGTAGAGCTGCAACCTGGGGAACTGGGACCACTTGAGGAAGCAGCCAGAACTTTGGGGGTGCAGTCCCTGGAAGAGGCATGCAGGAGAGCTCGACAGGACAGGGCTAGAGAACTGGGTACAGGGCTCAAGAAACATCAGGAGGAGCCAGAGAAACCTGTAAGGGGTTCTGAGAGAGGACTGGAGGGACATGGAAATCAGAGACCAGAGAAATTTGTTGGAGCTGGTTGGAGAGAACAAGAGGCACTGCATGAGCAAAGGCCACaaagagagaggccagagagagCAGAGGCAATGCAGGAGGGTTCGAGGGAGCAGATGAGATCAAAGGAGAAATTCAAGCAATCCCCTGTTGGCCATGGTGGAACAGATGGAAAACAAGAAGTAATTATGTGGGTGACGGAGAGTCCAGGGGGCTCTGAGGAAAGTCTGCGGGAGTTCCCtggccccttccccccaccaggTTGCCTCCAAAGCAGCGTCATTCCTAGGCCCTGGTGGGCTGAGGCCCCTTGGTTGGGGGAGGGCCAGCCTGCCCTGTGGAGCATCCTGCTGTTGCCACCCAGATATGGCACTCCCTTCTCCCATAGCACCGCCATCACTGGAGCCTGGCAGGAGGTCTGGCCACAGGACCAGAG CATCCCACTGTCCCTGAACCTCGAGAAAGGTCTCTGGAACCAGAACCAGTTGGGCTCCTCCAGTCCTGCCCCAG GTTCCCTCCCCCAGTGCCCCACAAAACTCAGCCCTGGGGAGATGGAAGAGTCTGATCAGAGGCACACAG GTCCACTTGCCACCTGTGTGGGTCATGTGAGTACAGCAGGCCCATCACGCCAacaacctcccccacccccacctgctcgGTCCCGGCCCCATTCTTGTTCTGTCTGTGGAAAAAGGTTCTCACTCAAGCATCAGATGGAGACGCACTACCGAGTCCACACAG GAGAGAAGCCCTTCTCCTGTAGCCTCTGCCCCCAGCGCTCCCGGGACTTCTCAGCCATGACCAAGCACCTGCGCACGCATGGGGCCGCACCCTACCGCTGCCCTCTGTGCCGGGCCGGctgccccagcctggcctccatGCAGGCGCACATGCGTGGCCACTCGCCCAGCCAGCTCCCACCTGGATGGACCATTCGCTCCACCTTCCTCTACTCCTCTTCGAGGCCGTCCCGGGCCTCGACCTCTCCCTATAGGTCCCCTTGCTCCACCACTTGA